A single genomic interval of Pseudorasbora parva isolate DD20220531a chromosome 21, ASM2467924v1, whole genome shotgun sequence harbors:
- the gngt2b gene encoding guanine nucleotide-binding protein G(I)/G(S)/G(O) subunit gamma-T2b, with amino-acid sequence MARDMTDKDILKMELDQLKVEVNTSRIAISKTAPEIIAFVEEQSAEDPLIKGVPEDKNPFKEKGGCIIT; translated from the exons ATGGCTCGGGATATGACAGATAAAGACATCCTGAAGATGGAGCTGGATCAGCTGAAGGTGGAAGTGAACACTTCCCGAATTGCG ATTTCAAAAACAGCCCCTGAGATTATTGCTTTCGTTGAGGAGCAGTCTGCCGAAGACCCCCTGATCAAGGGCGTCCCAGAGGACAAGAACCCATTCAAGGAGAAGGGAGGCTGCATTATCACGTAG